A single genomic interval of Spirosoma linguale DSM 74 harbors:
- a CDS encoding phosphoesterase (PFAM: phosphoesterase~KEGG: bpd:BURPS668_A2873 putative lipoprotein), whose amino-acid sequence MKYLSVFTLLLASVYASAQPVRSTAVPAKAKTYTTLQVPGRAEFCKIDVNGKSVLPSGRYVTPAGQTLRISNDPFGLAIAPNGQKAVSLHDGVLTVFNLASLQATRIPDYAGKIPPALKAGSFLGVAFAPDNRTAYLSNGDKGRVLVFDTEQLRTIDSISLDGDGYTDSFTSDLLLNGNELLVLDRANFRMVRIDLATKRIRTSIPTGRQPFGLAISPDRKLAFVANVGLYAYPKVPGVTKTNKDTMALKFPPYAAHTKESAEGVEVEGRRIPGLGSPLADEAMSVWTVDLSTNKVVYKAKTGVQIGEMIEEAEVVGGSSPNSVVVGSRYAYVSNATNDNISILDYKPASRTAKRLVGTISLKVDPKLDRYRGLMPFGMALTKDQKTLYVALLALNAVAVVDVSTRKVTGLIPTGWGPTRVALSPDEKTVYVVSARGHGAGPNGGATFVKPPQGTYIGDIQLGTFQAVPVPDAAQLVTYTKQVLANTYETVTLTDDGRNPLPVLPKTRQSPIKHIVYITKENRTYDEVFGQLKTGDGDSTLARFGEGVTIKTRVSTSRGTSGRTTDKPIDSVRVTGADIMPNHLRVARQFAFSDNFYCDSDASIHGHHWMLGTIPNEWVEANAASEGRFDMDSKAPGRRFPKASGAIDPEDYNEIGGLWEAFERNKISMYNFGQVNEFAGNIEEWTTTQFGAAQSVVFPMPKAVYPHTSRDFAGYNTNVPDQYRMEQFEREFTAKWIKGKEKMPQFVTMQIPNDHGAGPRPDFAYPYLHSYMADNDLAVGRVLHFLSRTKYWKNMLVIITEDDPQGGVDHIDAHRSVLLMAGPYVKRNYVSHTHANFGSVLKTMYNILGVPYVNQYDQTASLLQDFFTDKPDYRPYEVVLPDGRVFDPQAAMKPYKKVFDWRKIQKGPEMDDRADQRAEHYRQQNGEY is encoded by the coding sequence ATGAAGTACCTTTCCGTTTTTACACTTCTTTTGGCATCTGTTTATGCTTCGGCTCAACCCGTCCGCTCCACGGCCGTACCAGCTAAGGCTAAAACCTATACCACCTTACAGGTGCCGGGCAGGGCTGAGTTTTGTAAAATAGACGTCAACGGAAAATCGGTGCTGCCCAGTGGCCGATACGTAACTCCGGCGGGGCAAACACTTCGCATCTCCAATGACCCATTTGGGCTGGCTATCGCTCCCAACGGGCAGAAAGCCGTTTCCCTGCACGATGGTGTACTAACTGTTTTTAACTTAGCTAGTTTACAGGCCACCCGTATTCCCGATTATGCCGGTAAAATTCCGCCTGCTCTAAAAGCGGGCTCGTTTCTGGGCGTGGCCTTCGCACCCGACAATCGGACTGCCTATCTCAGTAACGGCGACAAAGGGCGGGTCCTCGTCTTCGATACCGAGCAACTAAGAACAATCGACAGCATTAGTCTCGACGGCGACGGCTATACCGATAGCTTTACCTCTGATCTGCTCCTCAACGGCAACGAGCTGCTGGTCCTCGACCGGGCTAATTTCCGAATGGTACGCATTGATCTGGCTACCAAGCGCATTAGGACGTCTATCCCAACGGGTCGGCAACCCTTCGGCCTCGCCATCAGCCCCGACCGAAAATTAGCTTTCGTTGCTAACGTTGGCTTGTATGCCTACCCAAAAGTGCCGGGCGTAACGAAGACCAATAAAGACACAATGGCGCTCAAATTTCCGCCTTACGCGGCTCATACCAAAGAGTCGGCGGAAGGGGTGGAGGTAGAAGGTCGCCGGATTCCGGGGCTGGGCAGCCCCCTGGCCGATGAAGCCATGAGCGTCTGGACAGTGGACCTCAGCACAAACAAGGTTGTTTACAAAGCCAAGACGGGTGTGCAGATCGGTGAAATGATCGAAGAAGCCGAAGTGGTGGGCGGGTCGTCGCCGAATTCAGTCGTGGTGGGTAGCCGGTATGCCTACGTCTCCAATGCTACCAACGACAATATTTCTATTCTGGATTATAAACCCGCCAGCCGAACCGCCAAACGGCTAGTTGGTACGATTTCCCTGAAGGTCGACCCGAAACTGGACCGCTACCGGGGCCTGATGCCCTTTGGCATGGCGCTGACGAAAGATCAGAAGACCCTGTACGTCGCTTTGCTGGCTCTCAACGCGGTGGCCGTTGTGGATGTCTCCACGCGCAAAGTCACGGGGCTCATTCCGACCGGCTGGGGGCCGACGCGGGTGGCGTTGTCGCCCGATGAAAAGACCGTCTATGTTGTGTCGGCGAGGGGCCACGGAGCCGGACCGAACGGGGGTGCTACCTTCGTAAAACCACCGCAGGGAACGTACATCGGCGATATTCAATTAGGTACCTTTCAGGCCGTTCCGGTACCGGATGCGGCTCAGTTAGTAACTTATACCAAGCAGGTGCTGGCCAATACCTACGAGACCGTCACCCTCACCGACGATGGCCGCAACCCGCTGCCCGTACTGCCTAAAACCCGCCAGTCGCCCATAAAACACATCGTGTACATCACTAAAGAAAATCGCACCTACGACGAGGTATTCGGCCAGTTGAAGACAGGAGACGGCGATTCGACACTGGCCCGCTTTGGCGAAGGCGTCACCATCAAAACCCGCGTCTCGACCAGCCGGGGCACCAGCGGGCGCACCACCGACAAACCCATTGATAGTGTCCGCGTGACGGGTGCCGATATTATGCCCAATCACCTGCGCGTAGCCCGGCAGTTTGCCTTTTCCGATAATTTCTACTGCGATTCGGACGCCAGTATTCATGGGCACCATTGGATGCTGGGCACCATTCCCAACGAATGGGTAGAAGCCAATGCCGCTTCGGAAGGGCGGTTCGATATGGATTCCAAAGCGCCCGGTCGGCGGTTTCCCAAAGCCTCTGGTGCCATTGACCCCGAAGATTACAATGAAATCGGCGGACTCTGGGAGGCTTTCGAGCGCAACAAAATCTCAATGTATAATTTCGGGCAGGTGAATGAATTTGCCGGAAATATAGAAGAGTGGACAACCACGCAGTTCGGCGCAGCCCAGTCGGTGGTGTTTCCGATGCCGAAAGCCGTGTATCCGCACACCTCACGCGATTTTGCCGGGTACAACACCAACGTGCCCGACCAGTACCGGATGGAGCAGTTTGAGCGGGAGTTTACGGCGAAGTGGATAAAGGGGAAAGAGAAAATGCCCCAATTCGTGACCATGCAGATACCGAACGACCACGGTGCCGGTCCGCGTCCTGATTTCGCTTATCCGTACCTGCATTCCTACATGGCCGATAACGACCTGGCGGTTGGGCGGGTGCTGCACTTTCTATCGCGCACCAAATACTGGAAAAATATGCTCGTCATCATCACCGAAGATGACCCGCAGGGGGGCGTCGACCACATTGATGCCCACCGCTCGGTACTGTTGATGGCGGGTCCGTATGTGAAGCGAAATTATGTCTCGCACACGCACGCCAATTTTGGATCGGTTCTGAAAACGATGTACAACATCCTTGGTGTGCCATATGTGAACCAGTACGACCAGACGGCCTCGCTGTTACAGGATTTCTTTACCGATAAACCCGACTATCGGCCTTATGAGGTGGTACTTCCCGATGGCCGCGTATTTGACCCACAGGCGGCTATGAAGCCTTACAAAAAAGTGTTTGACTGGCGTAAAATTCAGAAAGGCCCCGAAATGGACGACCGCGCCGACCAGCGTGCTGAACATTACCGCCAGCAGAACGGCGAGTATTGA
- a CDS encoding glucose sorbosone dehydrogenase (PFAM: glucose sorbosone dehydrogenase; cytochrome c class I~KEGG: sde:Sde_1897 secretion protein HlyD), with protein MRTSLSAFTAFGTLLFIFVLAVSISFQSMAQNGQIVYKNYCAGCHGAQLQGSAGPALIKKEWKHGGDRNSLLKTIRNGVPSTEMIKFEGVLSAKEIEAVTDFILNAQTSPELVKKTDLPLRVDTKLYKLRIEKLVTEGLTNPWGIEFIDANHALVTGKNGELFSLVNGKLDNQKITGLPKTYGTDLVGGMMDLALDPEYKTNGWIYIGFSYNPQNSPDKKTPGMTKIVRGKVREHQWVDEQTLFQVPDSLLVTGGTRWGCRFLFDKQGHLFFTIGDMNRAGDSQILSRPSGKIYRINPDGSIPKDNPLYGKANYLQAIYSWGNRNAQGLAQHPQTGVIYASEHGPQGGDELNILKKGANYGWPVITYGIDYNGSIITTETQREGMEQPITYWTPSIAVSAIEFVTGNRFPRWQNNLLVTALKFEEIRRLVVRDDKVTEQEVLLKGYGRVRDLKIGPDGALYVLTNSPDALLRITPE; from the coding sequence ATGCGTACCTCGTTATCGGCCTTTACGGCCTTTGGAACGTTACTGTTCATTTTTGTTTTAGCTGTGTCCATCTCTTTTCAGTCAATGGCGCAGAACGGGCAGATCGTTTACAAAAACTACTGTGCCGGATGTCATGGGGCCCAATTGCAAGGCAGCGCAGGGCCCGCCCTCATTAAAAAGGAATGGAAACACGGGGGCGACCGCAACTCATTGCTCAAAACCATCCGGAATGGCGTTCCATCGACCGAGATGATTAAGTTTGAAGGCGTTCTTTCGGCTAAAGAGATCGAGGCCGTCACTGATTTTATCCTGAATGCCCAAACTTCGCCGGAGCTGGTCAAAAAGACCGACTTACCCCTTCGCGTCGATACAAAGCTCTACAAGCTCAGGATTGAAAAACTGGTGACGGAGGGGTTGACCAACCCCTGGGGTATCGAGTTTATCGATGCTAACCATGCGCTTGTTACCGGCAAGAACGGGGAGCTCTTTTCGTTGGTCAATGGTAAACTCGACAATCAGAAAATTACCGGTCTACCCAAGACGTACGGCACAGACCTTGTTGGTGGGATGATGGATCTGGCGCTCGATCCCGAGTACAAAACCAATGGCTGGATTTACATTGGATTTAGTTATAACCCGCAAAATAGCCCGGACAAGAAGACGCCGGGCATGACAAAGATCGTCCGGGGAAAGGTCCGTGAACATCAATGGGTGGACGAACAGACCTTGTTTCAGGTCCCCGACTCGCTGCTGGTGACCGGCGGTACGCGTTGGGGGTGCCGTTTTCTGTTCGACAAACAGGGGCACCTCTTTTTTACCATCGGGGATATGAATCGCGCCGGCGATTCCCAGATTTTGTCGAGACCGTCCGGCAAGATTTATCGAATTAATCCCGACGGGTCTATTCCGAAAGATAATCCGCTGTATGGCAAAGCGAACTACTTACAGGCCATTTACAGCTGGGGCAACCGCAATGCACAGGGCCTCGCCCAACACCCGCAGACCGGCGTCATCTACGCGAGTGAACACGGGCCGCAGGGGGGCGACGAACTGAATATTCTAAAAAAGGGCGCTAATTACGGATGGCCGGTGATTACTTATGGTATCGACTACAACGGTAGCATTATCACCACCGAAACCCAACGGGAGGGAATGGAACAGCCTATTACCTACTGGACGCCTTCCATCGCCGTCAGTGCCATTGAATTTGTGACCGGTAACCGCTTTCCGCGCTGGCAGAATAACTTGCTGGTAACCGCGCTCAAGTTTGAAGAAATCCGCCGACTGGTGGTCAGGGACGATAAGGTGACGGAACAGGAGGTGCTTCTGAAAGGCTATGGCCGGGTACGGGACTTGAAGATCGGTCCCGACGGTGCCCTGTACGTGCTGACCAACAGCCCGGATGCCCTTTTACGAATTACGCCCGAATAA
- a CDS encoding PAS/PAC sensor signal transduction histidine kinase (KEGG: gme:Gmet_1707 PAS/PAC sensor hybrid histidine kinase~TIGRFAM: PAS sensor protein~PFAM: ATP-binding region ATPase domain protein; PAS fold domain protein; PAS fold-3 domain protein; histidine kinase A domain protein~SMART: ATP-binding region ATPase domain protein; histidine kinase A domain protein; PAC repeat-containing protein; PAS domain containing protein) has protein sequence MNTLVITCFNFSEYMKNSLSNKPVTPNAFFAPNLPGLFTLKGSIQEEETGSNLTISWISESAGNLLKMAGTEWHMGDSFKQRLLEFSNVDIAPIFSDFSKKGEGFYHLALESGYSIGLNLSQSPIGIIGQVHYPVNQQEKNFDRNQNVALSIRLNKVENQLQYTKLLLEQVTQLAGLDNWKFDSQQDRYIINTESSLSSVESLPASIRNKDDLTFHMLSAANDRTDTVIAEKTTQESKLIYQSLADKFKQVVFQIDLQGNWSFLNEAWERISGFTRAETLGRPFSDFMHTENGQLISHVFSENFHAKAGFDRITVDCLKKDGGTCSVELSVWLDRNHDGTITGYTGTIIYIAEQPKLHQSIFDGQTLLKEIAENINSIVWIRDPKELKFLYINSYFEKFTGYKIDQLRTDSNSIFKFIHPDDQPFLMQLYEMPTKKNLAIEFRIKLADQTYRWLEAKLLTLADTEGTIIHRMGIATDITEEKKKVESLQLALEQEKEINKLKSMFVSMVSHQFKTPLSTMQTSVDLINNYLQVPSDKSSSSIHRHLNIIQNEIKKYNNLINDMLILGKVEAGKVKVNLEQIDLVEFCKKIINAYFVDNLQGRKVELNHEKPSMFIFLDVSLMEHVLVNLLSNALKFSQKNPKIMLELLENEIVIKVVDEGIGISKNDVSYLFEDFYRASNTSAVPGSGLGLSIAKKFVELQQGTIHVESQLGLGSTFRVALPRNRSTN, from the coding sequence ATGAATACACTTGTTATAACCTGTTTTAATTTTAGCGAATACATGAAAAATAGTCTATCAAATAAACCAGTGACACCCAATGCATTTTTTGCGCCTAATTTACCTGGTTTATTTACGCTTAAAGGTTCCATCCAAGAGGAAGAGACCGGCTCAAATTTAACAATTTCCTGGATCAGTGAATCGGCGGGTAATTTATTGAAAATGGCTGGAACAGAGTGGCACATGGGTGACTCTTTCAAACAAAGGCTACTAGAGTTTAGTAATGTTGATATCGCCCCCATTTTCAGCGACTTTTCAAAAAAAGGAGAGGGCTTTTATCATCTTGCTCTGGAATCTGGTTACTCAATTGGACTTAATTTGAGTCAATCACCCATTGGCATCATTGGCCAGGTACACTATCCTGTCAATCAACAGGAAAAAAATTTCGATAGAAATCAAAACGTAGCCCTTAGTATACGCTTAAATAAGGTGGAGAACCAGTTACAGTATACAAAGCTGCTATTAGAACAAGTAACCCAGTTGGCAGGTCTGGATAACTGGAAATTTGATTCACAACAGGATCGATATATCATTAACACTGAAAGCAGTTTATCTTCCGTCGAAAGCCTGCCTGCTTCAATCAGAAATAAAGATGATTTAACCTTCCATATGCTTAGTGCTGCAAACGATAGAACAGATACCGTTATCGCAGAAAAAACTACACAGGAAAGTAAGCTTATCTATCAAAGTCTAGCTGATAAGTTTAAGCAAGTAGTTTTTCAAATCGATTTACAGGGAAACTGGAGTTTTTTAAATGAAGCCTGGGAAAGAATTTCAGGTTTCACAAGGGCAGAAACTCTGGGACGACCATTTTCAGACTTTATGCATACAGAAAATGGGCAACTGATTTCCCATGTATTCTCAGAAAATTTTCACGCTAAGGCAGGATTTGATCGAATAACTGTAGACTGTCTGAAAAAAGATGGCGGCACATGCTCGGTTGAACTATCCGTTTGGCTTGATCGGAACCATGATGGTACTATTACTGGCTACACAGGAACGATCATTTATATAGCAGAACAACCAAAACTTCATCAGTCTATTTTCGATGGACAAACATTGTTAAAAGAGATTGCGGAAAATATCAATAGCATTGTATGGATCAGAGATCCGAAAGAACTTAAATTCTTGTACATAAACTCTTACTTTGAAAAATTTACTGGTTATAAAATTGATCAACTGAGAACCGATTCAAATTCCATTTTTAAGTTTATTCATCCTGATGATCAACCCTTTTTGATGCAACTTTATGAAATGCCCACTAAAAAAAACCTGGCTATTGAATTCAGAATTAAACTAGCAGACCAGACTTATCGCTGGTTAGAGGCTAAACTACTTACGTTGGCAGACACCGAGGGTACTATTATTCACCGCATGGGCATTGCTACAGACATTACAGAGGAGAAAAAAAAAGTAGAGTCCCTGCAATTAGCTTTAGAACAGGAAAAGGAAATAAATAAACTTAAAAGTATGTTCGTGTCAATGGTTTCGCATCAATTCAAAACTCCTTTGAGCACGATGCAAACCAGTGTTGACTTAATAAATAATTACTTACAGGTACCCTCCGATAAATCATCATCATCAATCCATCGTCACCTTAACATTATTCAAAATGAAATTAAGAAATACAACAATCTCATCAACGATATGTTGATTTTGGGAAAAGTAGAAGCTGGCAAAGTAAAGGTAAATCTCGAACAAATTGACTTAGTTGAATTTTGCAAAAAAATCATCAACGCTTATTTTGTCGATAACCTGCAAGGCAGAAAAGTAGAATTAAATCACGAGAAGCCTAGCATGTTTATTTTTTTAGATGTATCTCTCATGGAGCATGTTTTAGTAAACTTACTATCCAACGCCTTAAAGTTTTCACAAAAGAATCCAAAAATCATGCTGGAGCTACTTGAAAATGAAATAGTTATTAAGGTCGTAGATGAAGGAATTGGTATCTCCAAAAATGACGTCTCTTACCTATTTGAAGATTTTTATCGGGCAAGCAATACGTCAGCCGTACCGGGCTCTGGCCTTGGACTATCAATTGCTAAAAAGTTTGTCGAGTTACAGCAAGGCACAATACATGTTGAAAGCCAGTTAGGTTTGGGCTCCACATTCAGGGTAGCCTTACCAAGAAATAGATCCACCAATTGA
- a CDS encoding conserved hypothetical protein (KEGG: scl:sce5232 hypothetical protein), with protein MKSPAFLRNPTAFMLFGATAAFCTYACMYAFRKGITAVTFEGMAFAGISYKIWLVTAQVFGYAVSKGIGVKVVAEMSPGRRAISLLFFVGFALLALLGFALVPAPYNIIFLFLNGLPLGMVYGTMIGFLEGRRQTDGLVAGLTASFIFASGFVKTVALTIRADWGVSEFWLPFVTGMLFVVPMLISVYALTLLPPPTDEDRALRTERKPMDGAERRAFVRNFRPGLILLIASYVLLSAFRDFRDNFGPEILKDAGVENPGIFAKTETLVAVGILIVMALLQRVTQNFQAFALLNGLMLLGGALVGLSTYAYSTGALSAGNWFLLTGLGLYMAYVPCNGLYFERLIASFRYVSTVGFMVTLADWYGYLGSVGVLLYKNFGHADISYREFFMDGAYILSIVYGVLVIGSFIYFQRRFRNEVTVRVTESVA; from the coding sequence GTGAAATCCCCCGCTTTTCTACGTAACCCGACGGCCTTCATGCTCTTTGGCGCTACAGCCGCCTTTTGCACGTATGCCTGCATGTATGCTTTCCGAAAAGGTATTACGGCGGTCACCTTCGAGGGGATGGCTTTTGCGGGGATCAGCTACAAAATCTGGCTCGTTACGGCGCAGGTGTTTGGCTATGCCGTGTCGAAAGGTATCGGGGTGAAGGTCGTGGCCGAAATGTCGCCGGGCCGTCGGGCCATTAGTTTGCTGTTTTTTGTGGGGTTTGCTTTGCTGGCTCTCCTTGGCTTTGCGCTGGTTCCAGCCCCCTATAACATTATCTTTCTGTTCCTGAATGGATTACCGTTAGGCATGGTCTACGGCACTATGATCGGTTTTCTGGAAGGTCGGCGGCAAACGGACGGACTGGTGGCCGGGCTGACAGCTTCGTTTATTTTCGCGTCGGGATTCGTGAAAACGGTAGCCCTAACCATCCGGGCCGATTGGGGCGTGTCGGAGTTTTGGCTACCCTTCGTGACGGGTATGCTGTTTGTAGTTCCCATGCTGATTTCGGTATACGCCCTAACTTTACTGCCGCCCCCCACCGACGAAGATCGGGCCCTTCGCACCGAGCGCAAGCCTATGGACGGTGCCGAACGCCGGGCGTTCGTGCGCAACTTCCGGCCGGGTTTGATCTTACTGATTGCTTCCTATGTGCTCCTTTCGGCCTTCCGTGACTTTCGTGACAACTTCGGCCCTGAAATCCTGAAAGACGCGGGTGTAGAAAATCCCGGCATTTTCGCCAAGACCGAAACGCTGGTGGCCGTGGGTATCCTGATCGTTATGGCGTTGCTTCAACGCGTAACCCAGAATTTCCAGGCTTTTGCCCTGCTCAACGGTCTGATGCTACTAGGGGGCGCTCTGGTTGGTCTAAGTACTTATGCGTACTCGACAGGGGCACTCTCCGCCGGAAACTGGTTTCTGCTAACGGGCCTGGGGTTGTATATGGCGTATGTCCCCTGCAATGGTCTTTACTTCGAGCGGCTGATTGCGTCTTTCCGGTACGTGAGCACAGTCGGTTTCATGGTAACCCTGGCCGACTGGTACGGGTATCTGGGCAGCGTTGGGGTGTTGCTGTACAAGAACTTCGGCCATGCCGACATTAGCTATCGGGAATTCTTCATGGATGGCGCGTACATTCTGTCAATAGTGTACGGGGTGTTGGTGATTGGTTCGTTTATTTATTTCCAGCGACGATTTCGGAATGAAGTTACGGTTCGGGTGACGGAAAGCGTGGCTTAA
- a CDS encoding metal dependent phosphohydrolase (KEGG: pfl:PFL_5886 HDIG domain-containing protein~TIGRFAM: phosphonate degradation operons associated HDIG domain protein; metal dependent phophohydrolase~PFAM: metal-dependent phosphohydrolase HD sub domain~SMART: metal-dependent phosphohydrolase HD region), which produces METIANLFAQGGDDAYFGEPITQLEHALQCAQLAEEAGADDDTIVAAFLHDIGHLLPPDLAGGYMDGYGTVDHERLGADYLRERGFSEKVAQLIENHVNAKRYLVYKNPAYFARLSEASLKTLEFQGGPMTAAEAMLFETNPYFKGILLMRTWDEQAKIPGLPTPGIDYYMAIVERNANRVD; this is translated from the coding sequence ATGGAAACCATTGCCAACCTCTTTGCCCAGGGCGGTGACGACGCCTACTTCGGCGAGCCGATCACTCAACTCGAACACGCGCTCCAATGCGCTCAACTCGCTGAGGAAGCGGGTGCTGATGACGATACCATTGTAGCTGCTTTCCTGCACGACATTGGTCACCTGTTGCCACCCGATCTGGCCGGGGGATACATGGACGGTTACGGAACGGTGGACCACGAACGACTCGGTGCCGATTATCTGCGGGAGCGGGGGTTTTCAGAAAAAGTGGCGCAGCTGATTGAAAATCACGTAAACGCCAAGCGGTATCTGGTCTATAAAAACCCGGCTTACTTTGCCCGCCTGTCGGAAGCGAGCTTGAAAACGCTGGAGTTTCAGGGTGGGCCGATGACAGCCGCCGAAGCCATGCTGTTTGAAACGAATCCTTATTTTAAAGGAATTCTGCTAATGCGTACCTGGGATGAACAGGCCAAAATACCCGGTCTGCCAACGCCCGGTATCGACTATTACATGGCCATCGTTGAGCGTAATGCTAATCGGGTCGATTAG
- a CDS encoding metallophosphoesterase (PFAM: metallophosphoesterase~KEGG: msl:Msil_0392 metallophosphoesterase), whose product MNRRTLLKSAALLPTLGAEAAIAPNLARKRSVRFAYLGDTHITPDAKPVERIAKCFHHVQNQADKPSFILHGGDVIMDALAEDRQKVQQQWDAWNGLVKADNSLPIEYCIGNHDIWGFENAKNDLLYGKKWAIDQMKISGRYRSFDRNGWHFIVLDSVQPKPDGKWYTGNIDAEQMDWLKADLAKTNPKTPILVLSHIPIFSPTGFFSDTNVKDGNWTISAGTILANTPDLLKLFYQYPNVKAALSGHMHLLDRVEYNGVAYLCNGAVSGNWWKSDVYQQTKAGYALFDLYDDGSVERTYLSYM is encoded by the coding sequence ATGAACCGCAGAACCCTCCTTAAATCAGCCGCTTTATTGCCGACACTGGGTGCCGAAGCCGCGATTGCGCCCAATCTGGCCCGTAAACGCTCCGTTCGGTTTGCCTATCTGGGCGATACGCACATTACGCCGGACGCTAAACCCGTCGAACGCATCGCCAAGTGTTTTCACCATGTACAGAATCAGGCCGATAAACCATCGTTTATCCTGCACGGGGGCGATGTGATCATGGACGCGCTGGCCGAAGACCGGCAGAAGGTACAGCAGCAGTGGGATGCCTGGAACGGGCTCGTGAAGGCCGATAACTCGTTACCCATCGAGTATTGTATTGGCAATCACGACATCTGGGGCTTCGAAAACGCGAAGAATGACCTGCTTTACGGTAAAAAATGGGCCATCGACCAGATGAAAATTAGCGGTCGTTACCGGAGTTTCGACCGGAATGGCTGGCATTTTATCGTCCTCGATAGTGTACAGCCCAAACCCGACGGCAAATGGTACACTGGCAATATCGACGCTGAACAAATGGACTGGCTGAAAGCCGACCTGGCTAAAACTAATCCAAAAACACCCATCCTGGTCCTGTCGCACATTCCGATCTTCAGCCCAACGGGGTTTTTCAGTGATACCAATGTAAAGGATGGAAACTGGACCATTTCGGCGGGTACTATTCTGGCCAATACACCCGACCTGCTGAAACTTTTCTATCAATACCCTAATGTAAAAGCCGCCTTAAGCGGACACATGCACCTGCTGGATCGGGTTGAGTATAACGGCGTTGCGTACCTTTGCAACGGAGCCGTTAGCGGAAACTGGTGGAAGAGCGACGTCTACCAGCAAACGAAAGCCGGCTACGCCCTCTTTGATTTATACGACGACGGAAGTGTAGAACGGACATATTTGTCCTATATGTAG
- a CDS encoding Alpha-N-arabinofuranosidase (PFAM: glycoside hydrolase family 43~KEGG: cja:CJA_0819 alpha-L-arabinfuranosidase, putative, abf43M), which produces MKNYLFILLALVIACQSADKPNPTPTPPVTSVDTVGKFQNPLLTAAPDPWVTYKDGFYYVMHTTGNDLRIYKTAAMSRLGSARPVTVWTPPTTGPNSRDIWAPELHFVNGKWYIYYAADNNGNDATHRMFVLENESADPTQGTWVDRGQLNLPENRWAIDGTLLQQNGQLYFAWSGWQTDQGGSQHIYMAKLSNPYTVESTARIRLSSPDYAWEKNGFGVNEGPEFLVHNNKVFLIYSASFCGTDLYALGQLSADTSADLLNPASWTKSATPVFGPNGGNGTFGVGHNSFFTTPDGKENWLVYHANAASGQGCGNNRSIRMQPFTWKADGSPDFGSAAPIAQWIKRPGGE; this is translated from the coding sequence ATGAAAAATTATCTGTTTATACTGCTGGCGCTGGTGATCGCCTGCCAGTCGGCTGACAAGCCAAACCCCACGCCTACCCCACCCGTCACGTCGGTCGACACGGTCGGCAAGTTCCAGAATCCGTTGCTCACCGCAGCTCCCGACCCCTGGGTGACGTATAAAGATGGCTTCTATTACGTGATGCACACCACCGGAAACGATCTGCGCATCTATAAAACAGCCGCCATGAGTCGTCTGGGTTCGGCACGTCCGGTAACCGTCTGGACACCGCCCACCACCGGCCCCAACTCCCGCGACATCTGGGCACCGGAACTCCACTTCGTCAACGGCAAATGGTACATCTACTACGCTGCCGACAACAACGGCAACGACGCGACCCACCGCATGTTTGTGCTAGAAAACGAATCCGCCGACCCGACACAGGGAACGTGGGTCGACCGGGGGCAGCTCAATTTACCCGAAAACCGATGGGCAATTGACGGTACACTACTTCAGCAAAATGGTCAGTTGTATTTCGCCTGGTCGGGTTGGCAAACGGATCAGGGCGGTTCACAGCACATTTACATGGCCAAACTATCGAATCCGTACACCGTCGAAAGTACGGCTCGAATTCGCCTGTCATCGCCTGATTATGCCTGGGAGAAAAACGGTTTTGGCGTGAATGAAGGCCCCGAGTTTCTGGTGCATAACAACAAAGTCTTTCTGATTTATTCGGCCAGCTTCTGCGGAACGGATCTGTACGCACTGGGCCAGCTCTCCGCCGATACCAGCGCAGATTTGCTCAACCCGGCATCCTGGACGAAATCAGCTACGCCAGTTTTTGGTCCCAACGGCGGCAACGGCACCTTTGGCGTGGGTCACAACAGTTTTTTCACTACCCCCGACGGAAAGGAAAACTGGCTCGTTTACCACGCTAATGCCGCTTCAGGACAGGGCTGTGGCAATAACCGCTCCATCCGCATGCAGCCTTTTACGTGGAAAGCCGACGGGTCGCCCGATTTTGGCAGTGCAGCTCCAATAGCGCAATGGATTAAGCGGCCTGGTGGCGAGTGA